Proteins from a genomic interval of Streptomyces sp. NBC_00820:
- a CDS encoding MurR/RpiR family transcriptional regulator has translation MPQDVKEIFGSPGGSLAAKVRTLAPSMTRSMQRVAEAVANDPAGCAALTVTGVAELTGTSEATVVRTARLLGYPGYRDLRLALAGLAAQQQSGRAPSITTDIAVDDSIADVVTKLAYEEQQTLADTAAGLDTVQLGAAVTALAAARRTDVYGIGASGLVAQDLTQKLLRIGLIAHAHSDPHLAVTNAVQLRAGDVAIAITHSGSTGDVIEPLRVAFERGATTVAITGRPDSPVTQYADHVLTTSTSRETELRPAAMSSRTSQLLVVDCLFVGVAQRTYESAAPALAASYEALAHRHRSTSR, from the coding sequence GTGCCCCAGGACGTGAAGGAAATTTTCGGCAGCCCGGGCGGCTCACTCGCCGCCAAGGTGCGCACGCTCGCCCCGTCCATGACCCGGTCCATGCAGCGCGTCGCCGAGGCCGTCGCGAACGACCCCGCCGGCTGCGCCGCCCTCACCGTCACCGGCGTCGCCGAGCTCACCGGCACCAGCGAGGCGACGGTCGTCCGCACCGCCCGCCTGCTCGGCTACCCCGGCTACCGCGACCTGCGTCTCGCCCTCGCCGGGCTGGCCGCGCAGCAGCAGTCCGGGCGGGCCCCCTCGATCACGACCGACATCGCGGTGGACGACTCCATCGCCGACGTCGTCACCAAGCTCGCCTACGAGGAACAGCAGACCCTCGCCGACACCGCCGCCGGGCTCGACACCGTCCAGCTCGGCGCGGCCGTCACCGCGCTCGCGGCCGCCCGCCGCACCGACGTGTACGGCATCGGGGCGTCCGGCCTGGTCGCCCAGGACCTCACGCAGAAGCTGCTGCGGATAGGGCTCATAGCCCACGCCCACAGCGATCCGCACCTCGCGGTGACCAACGCGGTGCAGCTGCGCGCCGGTGACGTGGCCATCGCGATCACGCACTCCGGATCCACGGGCGATGTCATCGAACCGCTGCGGGTCGCCTTCGAGCGCGGGGCGACCACCGTCGCGATCACCGGTCGGCCCGATTCGCCGGTGACGCAGTACGCCGATCACGTGCTGACCACGTCGACGTCGCGGGAGACCGAGCTGCGGCCCGCCGCGATGTCCTCCCGGACGAGTCAGCTGCTGGTGGTGGACTGCCTGTTCGTGGGGGTCGCGCAGCGGACGTACGAGAGTGCGGCGCCGGCGCTGGCCGCGTCGTACGAGGCGTTGGCCCACCGGCACCGGAGTACTTCGCGATAG
- the murQ gene encoding N-acetylmuramic acid 6-phosphate etherase — MTSHPRGLQAELASLTTEAFRPELAEIDRLPTLGIARLMNGEDAGVAAAVGTRLPQIAAAIDAIAPRMTRGGRLLYAGAGTAGRLGVLDASECPPTFNSPPGQVVGLIAGGPAAMVTSVEGAEDSAEMARADLDALDLTPDDTVVGISASGRTPYAIGAVEHARALGALTVGLSCNEHSALAAAAEHGIEVVVGPELLTGSTRLKAGTAQKLVLNMLSTITMIRLGKTYGNLMVDVRASNEKLRARSRRIVSLATGASDAETERALTESGGEVKNAILVILAGVDGPTAARLLEESGGHLRAALAVAGT, encoded by the coding sequence ATGACTTCCCATCCCCGTGGCCTTCAGGCCGAGCTTGCCTCGCTCACCACCGAGGCCTTCCGGCCGGAACTGGCCGAGATCGACCGCCTGCCGACCCTCGGCATCGCCCGCCTCATGAACGGTGAGGACGCGGGAGTGGCCGCCGCCGTGGGCACGCGGCTGCCGCAGATCGCCGCAGCCATCGACGCCATCGCCCCGCGGATGACCCGGGGCGGGCGGCTGCTCTACGCGGGAGCCGGCACGGCGGGCCGGCTCGGTGTGCTGGACGCCTCCGAGTGCCCGCCCACCTTCAACAGCCCGCCCGGACAGGTCGTCGGCCTGATCGCGGGCGGCCCCGCCGCCATGGTCACCTCCGTCGAGGGCGCCGAGGACTCCGCGGAAATGGCCCGCGCGGACCTGGACGCACTGGACCTCACCCCGGACGACACGGTCGTCGGCATCTCCGCGTCCGGCCGCACCCCGTACGCCATCGGCGCCGTCGAACACGCCCGCGCCCTGGGCGCGCTGACCGTCGGGCTGTCCTGCAACGAGCACAGCGCGCTCGCGGCCGCCGCCGAGCACGGCATCGAGGTGGTCGTCGGCCCGGAGCTGCTCACCGGCTCCACCCGGCTGAAGGCGGGCACGGCGCAGAAGCTGGTCCTGAACATGCTGTCGACGATCACGATGATCCGGCTCGGCAAGACGTACGGGAACCTGATGGTCGACGTCCGCGCCTCCAACGAGAAGCTCCGGGCCCGCTCCCGGCGCATCGTCTCCCTCGCCACCGGGGCGTCCGACGCGGAGACCGAGCGGGCGCTCACCGAGTCGGGCGGCGAGGTGAAGAACGCGATCCTGGTCATCCTCGCCGGGGTCGACGGCCCGACGGCCGCCCGCCTTCTGGAGGAGTCCGGCGGCCATCTGCGCGCCGCGCTGGCGGTCGCGGGCACCTGA
- a CDS encoding PTS transporter subunit EIIC, translating to MRHDPALTAATLLALTGGPANITSVTHCMTRLRLGVADPATVDGAGLRALPAVLGVVEDGATWQLVLGPGIVDQVTAEFEEAVRRGRRAGPEAPESGTGTAAGAGTVAGTGATDSTPDPTPADSAPPRIPTPTATELAVRGERLRLGRRERNATPFKTALRRVAAVFVPLIPALIGCGILAGINGLLVNAGWLPGLTPALAAIASGFMALIAVFVGYNAAKEFGGTPVLGGAVAAVVVYPGVAKVAAFGVQLAPGQGGVLGALAAALLATRVEKWCRGRLPGALDVLLTPTVTVLVSGLVTLYGLMYAAGAVASAIGTSANWLLSTTGAFAGLILGGLFLPLVMLGLHQTLIPIHTTLIEQQGYTVLLPLLAMAGAGQVGGALAVYVRLRHDTGLRTTIRSALPAGLLGVGEPLIYGVSLPLGRPFVTACVGGAAGGAFVGFFAMLGDKVGATAIGPSGWALFPLLTGNRGPGTAIAVYGGGLLTGYAVGFAATYLFGFARRPDVAKAA from the coding sequence GTGCGCCACGACCCCGCCCTCACCGCAGCCACCCTCCTCGCCCTCACCGGCGGCCCCGCCAACATCACCTCCGTCACCCACTGCATGACCCGCCTCCGCCTGGGCGTCGCCGATCCGGCGACCGTGGACGGGGCGGGGCTGCGGGCGCTGCCCGCGGTGCTGGGGGTGGTGGAGGACGGGGCCACCTGGCAGCTCGTGCTCGGACCGGGGATCGTCGACCAGGTCACGGCGGAGTTCGAGGAGGCGGTACGACGGGGACGACGGGCGGGACCGGAGGCCCCCGAGTCCGGGACAGGAACAGCGGCGGGGGCGGGGACGGTGGCGGGAACAGGGGCGACCGATTCGACACCCGACCCCACCCCCGCCGACAGCGCACCCCCGCGCATCCCCACCCCCACTGCCACCGAACTCGCCGTGCGGGGCGAGCGGTTGCGGTTGGGGCGGCGGGAGCGCAACGCCACGCCGTTCAAGACCGCCCTGCGCCGCGTCGCCGCCGTCTTCGTCCCGCTGATCCCCGCCCTGATCGGCTGCGGAATCCTCGCCGGGATCAACGGACTCCTGGTGAACGCGGGCTGGCTGCCGGGACTGACCCCGGCCCTCGCCGCCATCGCGTCCGGGTTCATGGCGCTGATCGCGGTGTTCGTGGGCTACAACGCGGCGAAGGAGTTCGGGGGCACCCCGGTGCTGGGCGGAGCGGTGGCGGCCGTGGTCGTGTACCCGGGCGTGGCGAAGGTGGCGGCGTTCGGGGTGCAGCTGGCCCCCGGGCAGGGCGGTGTCCTCGGGGCGCTCGCGGCCGCGCTGCTGGCGACCAGGGTGGAGAAGTGGTGCCGTGGCCGGCTGCCGGGCGCGCTGGACGTGCTGCTCACCCCGACCGTGACCGTCCTCGTCTCGGGCCTGGTCACGCTGTACGGCCTGATGTACGCGGCCGGTGCCGTGGCCTCGGCGATCGGCACGTCGGCCAACTGGCTGCTGTCGACCACGGGCGCCTTCGCCGGGCTGATCCTCGGCGGCCTCTTCCTCCCCCTCGTCATGCTGGGCCTGCACCAGACCCTGATCCCCATCCACACCACCCTGATCGAGCAGCAGGGCTACACCGTGCTGCTCCCCCTGCTGGCCATGGCGGGCGCCGGCCAGGTCGGCGGCGCCCTCGCGGTGTACGTCCGCCTGCGCCACGACACCGGCCTGCGTACGACGATCCGCTCGGCGCTCCCCGCGGGACTGCTCGGCGTGGGCGAGCCCCTGATCTACGGCGTCTCGCTGCCGCTCGGGCGCCCGTTCGTGACCGCGTGCGTGGGCGGGGCGGCGGGCGGCGCGTTCGTCGGGTTCTTCGCGATGCTCGGGGACAAGGTGGGGGCGACGGCGATCGGTCCGTCCGGGTGGGCGCTCTTCCCGCTGCTGACGGGGAACCGGGGCCCGGGGACGGCGATCGCCGTCTACGGGGGCGGGCTGCTCACCGGGTACGCGGTGGGTTTCGCGGCGACGTACCTCTTCGGCTTCGCGCGCCGGCCCGATGTCGCCAAGGCCGCGTGA